Proteins encoded in a region of the Mycolicibacterium chitae genome:
- a CDS encoding transglutaminase family protein has translation MTRRYRITHETVYRYSDVVTSSYGRGFLTPRETDWQRCLSHEVRLDPAAADRSTSRDAYGNLSSYFHVTTAHRVLTVTAVSEVEVDPPGPDRYGAGSAVAPWEIARPVGADGVRAAEFTLDLQPPEITDAVRDYAAPSFTPGRPLIEVLEDLNRRIFADFTYRSGSTTVSTGVAEVLAAREGVCQDFARLAIACLRANGLAAGYISGYLATDPPPGKERMVGADATHAWAAVWTPQDRWLGLDPTNEQLVDERYIVVGGGRDYADVPPLRGIIYTDSEDSAIDVSVDVVPLAPGGRDA, from the coding sequence GTGACCCGCCGCTACCGCATCACCCACGAGACGGTGTACCGCTACTCCGACGTGGTCACCAGCTCCTACGGGCGCGGCTTCCTGACCCCGCGCGAGACCGACTGGCAGCGTTGTCTGAGCCACGAGGTGCGGCTCGATCCGGCCGCCGCGGACCGCTCGACCAGCCGGGACGCCTACGGCAACCTCAGCTCGTACTTCCACGTGACCACCGCGCACCGCGTCCTCACGGTCACCGCGGTCTCGGAGGTCGAGGTGGACCCGCCGGGCCCCGACCGCTACGGCGCCGGCTCGGCGGTGGCCCCGTGGGAGATCGCCCGACCGGTCGGGGCCGACGGCGTGCGCGCCGCCGAGTTCACCCTGGATCTGCAGCCCCCGGAGATCACCGATGCCGTACGGGACTATGCCGCACCGAGTTTCACCCCCGGCCGCCCGCTGATCGAGGTCCTCGAGGATCTCAACCGCCGCATCTTCGCCGACTTCACCTACCGCTCCGGTTCCACCACGGTGTCCACCGGGGTCGCGGAGGTTTTGGCGGCCCGCGAAGGGGTATGTCAGGACTTTGCGCGGCTGGCGATCGCCTGTCTGCGCGCCAACGGCTTGGCGGCCGGTTACATCTCGGGGTACCTGGCCACCGATCCGCCGCCGGGGAAGGAGCGCATGGTGGGTGCGGACGCGACGCACGCCTGGGCCGCGGTGTGGACGCCGCAGGATCGGTGGCTGGGCCTGGACCCGACCAACGAGCAGTTGGTCGACGAGCGCTACATCGTGGTCGGCGGCGGCCGCGACTACGCCGACGTCCCGCCGCTGCGCGGCATCATCTATACCGACTCCGAGGACAGCGCCATCGACGTGTCGGTCGACGTCGTGCCGCTGGCTCCGGGAGGCCGTGATGCGTGA